In one window of Campylobacter hepaticus DNA:
- a CDS encoding glycosyltransferase family 4 protein — protein sequence MKIMLLIGDITTGGGAERVVVNLANALKEAGHEIHILSFYKKNKTIAYNLNENIRVNFLHQKSQKQVKNIFFKLYYKHYESYILKQKYKNIDIMIYNNCSHFPFFKNKNTKYINLIHLNFKKYKKRNNFFDHLVILSDKQIDKWKKYHKNIHVIPNFIPFISQKESNYKQKNILSIGRMVCNDEKGFLRLIEIWKLIHKKYQDWTLTLVGEGELKYLIQEKIKENHLKNIILKPFTKEIEQEYLNASIYLMCSYYEGFPMVLIEASSYALPLLAFDIHTGPKDIIEDQKSGFLIQDGNLKDFAQKLCILMDNENLRKTMGKKAKEKIKKEFSKEVIMQKWEKLFTNLNTF from the coding sequence ATGAAAATAATGCTTTTAATAGGCGATATTACCACGGGGGGGGGTGCTGAAAGAGTCGTTGTAAATTTAGCAAATGCTTTAAAAGAAGCCGGTCATGAAATACATATACTTAGCTTTTACAAAAAAAATAAAACTATAGCTTATAATTTAAATGAAAACATAAGGGTAAATTTCTTACATCAAAAATCCCAAAAACAAGTAAAAAATATTTTTTTTAAACTTTATTATAAACATTATGAAAGCTATATTTTAAAACAAAAATATAAAAATATTGACATTATGATTTATAACAACTGCTCTCATTTTCCATTTTTTAAAAATAAAAACACTAAATACATTAATTTAATACATTTAAATTTTAAAAAATATAAAAAAAGAAATAATTTTTTTGATCACTTAGTAATACTTTCTGATAAACAAATTGATAAATGGAAAAAATATCATAAAAACATACATGTAATACCTAATTTTATCCCTTTTATATCTCAAAAAGAAAGTAATTATAAACAAAAAAATATCCTAAGCATAGGAAGAATGGTTTGTAATGATGAAAAAGGTTTTTTAAGACTTATTGAAATTTGGAAATTGATACATAAAAAATATCAAGATTGGACCTTAACTCTAGTAGGAGAAGGAGAATTAAAATATTTAATTCAAGAAAAAATCAAAGAAAATCATCTTAAAAATATTATTTTAAAACCATTTACTAAAGAAATAGAACAAGAGTATTTAAACGCTAGTATTTATCTTATGTGTAGTTATTATGAAGGCTTTCCCATGGTTTTAATAGAGGCTAGCTCCTATGCCCTTCCTTTACTTGCCTTTGATATACATACAGGTCCAAAAGATATCATAGAAGATCAAAAAAGTGGATTTTTAATTCAAGATGGAAATTTAAAAGATTTTGCTCAAAAATTATGCATCTTAATGGACAATGAAAATTTAAGAAAAACCATGGGAAAAAAAGCTAAAGAAAAAATAAAAAAAGAATTTAGCAAAGAAGTAATCATGCAAAAATGGGAAAAACTCTTTACAAATTTGAATACTTTTTAA
- a CDS encoding glycosyltransferase family 2 protein gives MDLKKISVVIIVKNAQNTLAQCLNSIKDFGEIILLDNQSTDNTLKIATNFQKQFNNLKIYKSEFIGFGTLKNLAISYTSNDWIFNIDSDEILEKTTLEELKTIKLQPNDILSFPRKNLYNNKWIKACGWWPDRVLRIFNKHHTLFNDNLVHESLILKKDSNKIALNNAILHYAFNNIENLLDKLQRYSSLWAKENIHKESGILKAFIRGFWTFFRNYFFKKGIFYGYKGFIISTCNGLGTFFKYMKLYELKTNKAKTCSLIITTYNQKERLALVLDSVKNLSPLPNEVLIADDGSKKDTAKLIQKYQKNFPCILKHVWQEDQGFRAAASRNKAIKISNSEYIILIDGDMILDQNFIKDHLKFSCKKVILQGSRIILNEKESQELLNKNNFALAFDKKTLKNIRNIFLAKLIYKYSKIDKSFFKKSSLIKASKTCNMSFYKSDFEAINGFNENFTGWGREDSEFVARFLFNNGIFKRLKFNALAYHIYHKENSKNMLEINHEIYLNTLRNKNINWNIS, from the coding sequence ATGGATTTAAAAAAAATAAGCGTAGTGATAATAGTTAAAAATGCGCAAAATACCTTAGCACAATGTTTAAATTCTATAAAAGATTTTGGCGAAATCATACTACTTGATAATCAAAGCACGGATAATACTTTAAAAATTGCAACAAATTTTCAAAAACAATTTAATAATTTAAAAATATATAAAAGTGAATTTATAGGTTTTGGAACATTAAAAAATTTAGCCATTTCTTATACAAGCAATGATTGGATTTTCAATATAGACTCAGATGAAATTTTAGAAAAAACAACCTTAGAAGAATTAAAAACTATTAAACTCCAACCTAATGATATTTTAAGTTTTCCTAGAAAAAATTTATACAATAACAAATGGATAAAAGCTTGTGGATGGTGGCCTGATAGAGTTTTAAGAATTTTTAATAAACATCATACTTTATTTAATGACAATTTAGTTCATGAAAGTTTAATCCTAAAAAAAGACAGCAATAAAATTGCGTTAAATAATGCTATTTTACACTATGCTTTTAACAATATAGAAAATTTATTAGATAAACTTCAAAGATACTCTAGCCTTTGGGCCAAAGAAAATATTCACAAAGAAAGTGGAATTTTAAAAGCTTTTATAAGAGGATTTTGGACATTTTTTAGAAATTATTTTTTTAAAAAAGGAATTTTTTATGGATATAAAGGTTTTATCATAAGCACTTGCAATGGACTTGGCACTTTTTTTAAATATATGAAATTATATGAATTAAAAACAAATAAAGCAAAAACTTGTTCTTTAATCATAACCACATATAACCAAAAAGAAAGATTAGCTCTTGTTCTAGATAGTGTTAAAAATTTATCTCCTTTACCCAATGAAGTTTTAATAGCAGATGATGGAAGCAAAAAAGACACTGCAAAGCTTATACAAAAATATCAAAAAAATTTTCCTTGTATATTAAAACATGTTTGGCAAGAAGATCAAGGCTTTCGTGCTGCTGCTAGTAGAAACAAGGCTATAAAAATATCAAATAGTGAGTATATTATTTTAATAGATGGTGATATGATTTTAGATCAAAATTTCATCAAAGATCATTTAAAATTTTCATGTAAAAAAGTTATTTTACAAGGTTCAAGAATTATCTTAAATGAAAAAGAAAGTCAAGAACTTTTAAATAAAAATAATTTTGCTTTGGCTTTTGATAAAAAAACCTTAAAAAATATAAGAAATATTTTTTTAGCAAAACTAATTTACAAGTATTCTAAAATTGATAAAAGTTTTTTTAAAAAATCTTCTTTAATCAAAGCAAGCAAAACATGCAATATGAGTTTTTATAAAAGCGATTTTGAAGCTATCAATGGTTTTAATGAAAATTTTACTGGCTGGGGAAGAGAAGATAGCGAATTTGTAGCCAGATTTTTATTTAATAATGGAATTTTTAAAAGATTAAAATTTAATGCTTTAGCTTATCATATTTATCATAAAGAAAATTCCAAAAATATGCTTGAAATTAACCATGAAATTTACTTAAACACACTAAGAAATAAAAACATAAATTGGAATATATCATGA